The following are encoded together in the Culex pipiens pallens isolate TS chromosome 1, TS_CPP_V2, whole genome shotgun sequence genome:
- the LOC120426694 gene encoding bifunctional purine biosynthesis protein ATIC, producing MASGKIAILSVSDKTDLLDFASGLHKLGLKLVASGGTAKAIRDHGLTVRDVSDITGAPEMLGGRVKTLHPAVHAGILARQTDSDLADMARQKYELAQIVVCNLYPFGLTISKPDVTIADAVENIDIGGVTLLRAAAKNHKRVTVLCDPNDYAKVLDEIKQFGDTTEGTRQVLALKAFTHTAEYDNLISDYFRKQYSAGVSQLNLRYGMNPHQKPAQIFTTLEKLPLKVVNAAPGFINLCDALNGWQLVRELKKALGLPAATSFKHVSPAGAAVGVPLTLDQAKLCMVDDLFDSLTPLATAYARARGADRMSSFGDFVALSDTCDLVTAKIISREVSDGIIAPGYTEEALELLRKKKNGAYCVLQIDPTYEPTPVERKTLFGLQMEQRRNDADISKALFTNIVTKNKSLPEGALRDMIVATIALKYTQSNSVCYAKDGQVVGIGAGQQSRIHCTRLAGEKVDNWWLRQHPRVTSMQFKKGVKRAEISNAIDNYVNGTVGKDMPLAQFEAMYEKVPEFLTDADKKSWAAQLSGVSLGSDAFFPFRDNVDRARLSGVSYIASPAGSTNDAGVIEACNDHDIVMVHTNLRLFHH from the exons ATGGCGAGTGGAAAGATTG CGATTCTAAGCGTGTCGGATAAGACTGATTTGTTGGACTTTGCTAGTGGTTTACATAAACTTGGACTTAAGTTGGTAGCCAGTGGTGGAACTGCTAAAGCTATCCGTGATCATGGGTTGACGGTACGCGATGTTTCGGATATTACTGGTGCACCGGAAATGCTGGGTGGTCGCGTGAAGACCCTTCATCCGGCGGTCCATGCGGGAATTTTGGCGCGCCAAACCGACTCTGATCTGGCGGATATGGCTCGGCAAAAGTATGAGCTGGCGCAAATTGTGGTCTGTAACTTGTACCCGTTCGGGTTGACAATTTCCAAGCCGGACGTCACGATCGCGGATGCCGTCGAGAACATTGACATTGGTGGAGTAACTCTGCTGCGGGCAGCGGCCAAGAACCACAAACGAGTAACCGTGCTGTGTGACCCGAACGATTACGCAAAGGTGTTGGATGAAATCAAGCAGTTTGGTGATACCACCGAGGGAACCCGCCAAGTGCTGGCCTTGAAGGCCTTCACCCATACGGCCGAGTACGACAACCTAATCTCGGATTACTTCCGAAAGCAGTACTCGGCTGGCGTGTCTCAACTGAACCTACGCTACGGAATGAATCCACACCAGAAGCCAGCGCAAATTTTCACCACCCTTGAGAAGCTTCCACTGAAGGTGGTCAACGCGGCCCCCGGGTTCATCAACCTGTGCGATGCTCTGAACGGGTGGCAATTGGTTCGTGAGCTCAAGAAGGCTCTCGGTCTGCCAGCGGCTACGAGCTTCAAGCACGTGTCTCCAGCCGGTGCCGCGGTTGGTGTACCGCTTACCCTAGACCAAGCCAAACTGTGCATGGTCGATGACCTCTTCGACAGCCTCACACCCCTTGCTACGGCCTATGCTCGTGCACGTGGGGCTGATCGCATGTCCTCGTTCGGAGACTTTGTCGCTCTGTCCGATACGTGCGACCTTGTAACGGCCAAAATCATCTCGCGTGAAGTCTCTGACGGCATCATTGCCCCGGGCTATACCGAAGAAGCGCTGGAGTTACTCCGCAAGAAGAAGAACGGTGCTTACTGTGTACTGCAGATCGATCCCACGTACGAACCAACTCCAGTGGAACGTAAAACCCTCTTCGGTCTCCAAATGGAGCAACGCCGCAATGATGCCGACATCAGCAAAGCACTCTTCACCAACATCGTCACCAAAAACAAAAGCTTGCCCGAGGGCGCACTTCGGGATATGATCGTCGCGACCATCGCCCTCAAGTACACCCAAAGCAACTCCGTTTGTTACGCCAAGGATGGACAGGTCGTGGGCATTGGTGCCGGTCAGCAGTCGCGCATTCACTGCACGCGCCTCGCCGGAGAAAAGGTCGACAATTGGTGGCTCCGCCAGCATCCCCGCGTGACTTCGATGCAGTTCAAGAAGGGCGTCAAGCGTGCCGAAATCTCCAATGCCATCGATAACTACGTTAACGGAACTGTGGGCAAAGACATGCCGCTGGCGCAGTTTGAAGCCATGTACGAAAAGGTTCCGGAGTTCCTGACCGACGCCGATAAGAAATCCTGGGCAGCGCAGTTGAGCGGAGTTTCGCTCGGGTCGGATGCGTTCTTCCCGTTCCGGGACAACGTGGACCGGGCCAGACTCAGCGGTGTGTCGTACATTGCCAGTCCGGCTGGATCAACGAACGATGCTGGTGTTATCGAAGCTTGTAACGACCATGACATCGTCATGGTTCACACGAACTTGAGGTTGTTCCATCATTAA
- the LOC120426680 gene encoding phosphatidylinositol 3-kinase catalytic subunit type 3 — protein sequence MDSSFHYVHSCDIFQKIQVKIGTLEGEQQVPSYEKLLEKPLLKFSGLNSEKCAPLKVSVQIFDDDKPVALPVTSSYKSFTSRWSWNEWITLPILFSDLSRRSVLAVTIYDCAGNQGDEIVVGGTTISLFDKTGVFRQGLYDLRLWPDVVADGSFYSKTPGKSNDYCNNQMQRLAKLAKKHRNGQIEKVDWLDRLTFREVELINEKEKRNSNCMYLMVEFPEVLAADQTCSVIYYEPDGDRKYSFVQKPKLVTVPDSEILQENLVERKHHRLSRSARSGLSDRDAKPTANVRDLLHSIVYRYSSTSPLSSEEQDLVWKYRFYLSNQKKALAKFLKCINWETSTEVRQALALLAKWAPMDVEDALELLNSSFSHPTVRRYAISRLDQAPDEDLLLYLLQLVQALKYEHFDEIFKSYKLMSEKDMMKSFDENSAENNFEVFSNSDESSSLYQEGKLPSNASGGDESVTENVASVSETRDPSVPFNLATFLIHRACKNSTLANYLYWYLSIECEEETVRKQDERVREMYVTVLKNFLRHLSTGNTALKVIHHNLKEQQRFIDNLVKLIKIVAKEPGNRKKKTEKFQLLLSDTDALKANFTKFEPLPFPLDPNIRIRGILPEKVTLFKSALMPSKLTFLTTESTEYVAIFKHGDDLRQDQLILQMITLMDKLLQKENLDLKLTPYRVLATSSKHGFMQYIESITVADVLNTEGSILNFFRKHHPCESGPYGIVADVMDTYIKSCAGYCVITYLLGVGDRHLDNLLLTSTGKLFHIDFGYILGRDPKPMPPPMKLSKEMVEAMGGLNSEHYQEFRKLCYTAFLHLRRHANVMLNLFGLMVDASIPDIALEPDKAVKKVEDNLRLDLSDEEAVQHLQNLLDISITAVMPALVEQIHKLAQYWRK from the coding sequence ATGGACTCATCGTTTCACTATGTGCACAGTtgtgatattttccaaaaaatccaagTTAAAATCGGAACGCTGGAGGGCGAGCAGCAGGTTCCGTCGTACGAGAAGCTGCTCGAGAAGCCGCTGCTGAAATTTTCCGGCCTCAACTCGGAAAAGTGCGCCCCGCTCAAGGTGAGCGTACAAATCTTCGACGACGACAAACCCGTGGCCCTTCCGGTGACCTCGTCCTACAAGAGCTTTACGAGCCGCTGGAGCTGGAACGAATGGATCACGCTGCCGATCCTGTTCAGCGACCTGTCCCGCCGGTCGGTGCTGGCCGTGACGATTTACGATTGTGCGGGGAACCAGGGCGACGAGATTGTGGTTGGTGGGACGACGATTTCTTTGTTCGACAAAACTGGGGTGTTTCGCCAGGGGCTGTACGATTTGAGGCTGTGGCCGGATGTGGTTGCGGATGGGAGCTTCTACTCGAAGACCCCGGGAAAGAGCAACGACTATTGCAACAACCAGATGCAACGGTTGGCCAAACTGGCGAAGAAGCATCGCAATGGCCAGATCGAGAAGGTGGACTGGCTGGATCGACTGACGTTCAGGGAGGTGGAGTTGATCAATGAGAAGGAAAAACGAAACTCCAACTGCATGTACTTGATGGTGGAATTCCCGGAAGTGCTGGCGGCAGATCAAACCTGTTCGGTGATCTACTACGAACCGGACGGGGACAGGAAGTATTCGTTCGTTCAGAAGCCAAAGCTGGTGACGGTTCCGGATTCCGAAATTCTGCAAGAAAATCTGGTCGAGCGTAAGCACCATCGCCTTTCACGTTCGGCCCGTTCCGGCTTGTCGGATCGTGACGCCAAGCCCACGGCCAACGTGCGCGACCTTCTCCATTCCATTGTGTACCGATACTCGTCGACTTCCCCACTGAGCAGCGAGGAGCAGGATCTGGTGTGGAAGTATCGGTTCTATCTGAGCAACCAGAAGAAGGCTTTggccaaatttttgaaatgcatCAACTGGGAAACCAGCACCGAGGTACGCCAGGCGCTTGCCTTGCTGGCCAAGTGGGCCCCGATGGACGTGGAAGATGCTTTGGAGCTGCTGAATTCGTCCTTCAGCCACCCGACCGTACGACGCTACGCGATTTCACGTCTCGACCAGGCCCCGGACGAAGATCTGTTGCTGTATCTTCTGCAGCTGGTCCAAGCGCTCAAGTACGAACACTTTGACGAAATCTTCAAATCCTACAAACTCATGTCCGAGAAAGATATGATGAAATCGTTTGACGAAAACTCGGCGGAAAACAATTTTGAAGTCTTCTCCAACTCGGACGAGAGTTCGTCCCTGTACCAGGAAGGCAAACTCCCGTCGAATGCATCCGGCGGCGATGAAAGTGTCACTGAAAATGTAGCTTCCGTCAGCGAAACGAGAGATCCATCGGTTCCGTTCAACCTGGCCACGTTTCTGATTCATCGTGCGTGCAAAAATTCCACCCTGGCGAACTATCTGTACTGGTATCTGTCGATCGAATGCGAAGAAGAAACCGTCCGCAAGCAGGACGAACGTGTCCGAGAGATGTACGTTACGGTTCTGAAGAACTTTCTGCGTCACCTGTCGACCGGAAACACCGCGCTCAAGGTGATTCATCACAATTTAAAGGAACAGCAACGATTCATTGACAACCTGGTCAAGCTGATCAAGATCGTCGCCAAAGAACCGGGCAATCGAAAGAAAAAGACCGAAAAGTTCCAGCTCCTACTCTCGGATACGGACGCGCTGAAGGCCAACTTTACCAAGTTTGAACCGCTACCGTTTCCGCTGGACCCAAACATTCGCATCCGTGGCATCCTTCCGGAGAAGGTCACACTGTTCAAAAGTGCGCTGATGCCGTCCAAACTTACATTTCTCACTACGGAGTCCACCGAGTACGTGGCGATCTTCAAGCACGGTGACGATCTGCGCCAGGATCAGCTTATTCTGCAGATGATTACGCTGATGGACAAACTTCTCCAAAAGGAAAACCTCGATCTGAAGCTGACCCCGTATCGCGTGCTGGCCACCAGTTCCAAGCATGGCTTCATGCAATACATCGAATCAATCACCGTTGCGGACGTCCTCAACACCGAAGGCAGCATCCTGAACTTCTTCCGCAAGCATCACCCCTGCGAATCCGGTCCGTACGGAATCGTGGCCGATGTCATGGACACGTACATCAAGAGTTGCGCCGGTTATTGCGTGATAACGTACTTGCTCGGCGTTGGCGATCGGCACTTGGACAACCTGCTGCTCACCAGCACCGGCAAGCTGTTCCACATCGATTTCGGGTACATTCTCGGCCGGGACCCCAAACCGATGCCGCCGCCGATGAAGCTCAGCAAGGAGATGGTGGAAGCGATGGGTGGACTCAACTCGGAACACTACCAGGAGTTCCGCAAGCTGTGCTACACGGCGTTCCTGCATCTGCGGCGCCACGCCAACGTGATGCTGAACCTGTTTGGGCTGATGGTGGACGCGTCGATTCCGGATATCGCGCTCGAGCCCGACAAGGCCGTCAAGAAGGTGGAGGACAATCTGCGGCTGGATCTGTCGGACGAGGAGGCGGTGCAGCATTTGCAGAACTTGCTGGACATTTCCATCACGGCCGTTATGCCGGCGTTGGTCGAACAAATTCACAAGTTGGCTCAGTACTGGCGGAAGTAA
- the LOC120426689 gene encoding leucine-rich melanocyte differentiation-associated protein-like: MDDINWNKIIYIDDEQKLIYFDQKTYKLPDAILNLYSDRVRHLDLSYNKLSSFESLELFTNLEELVLDNNYLTDEIIFPAQLNQVKLLSLNNNKFENLDLLLTKLSLCFPNLEYLSLLGNPACPCHLLNLKYTEYDYLKYRFYIIRYLPRLRILDAQRVKKMERDFVRNQQQQEECDSEGGRIKRNNALMEICALWSSKLGVRRKSQPVVYHPLPDSIREAGDHRGAYGKCRYRYIGAQSEGNRFILNTDL, encoded by the exons ATGGATGACATTAACTGGAATAAAATCATCTACATTGATGATGAACAAAAG CTCATCTACTTCGACCAAAAGACCTACAAACTCCCGGATGCCATCCTGAACCTGTACTCGGACCGGGTGCGTCACCTTGATCTCAGCTACAACAAGTTGTCCTCGTTTGAGTCGCTGGAACTGTTCACAAACCTGGAGGAACTCGTGCTGGACAACAACTATCTTACCGATGAGATTATATTTCCCGCCCAGCTGAACCAAGTGAAGCTCCTTTCGCTGAACAACAATAAA TTCGAAAACTTGGATCTGCTGCTCACGAAGCTGTCGCTCTGCTTCCCGAATCTGGAGTATTTGAGCTTGCTCGGGAATCCGGCCTGTCCGTGTCACTTGCTGAACTTGAAGTACACCGAGTACGACTATCTCAAGTACAG ATTCTACATTATCCGCTATCTGCCGAGACTTAGAATTTTGGACGCCCAGCGGGTTAAAAAGATGGAGCGTGACTTTGTGcgcaaccagcagcagcaagagGAGTGCGACTCGGAGGGAGGGAGAATTAAGCGGAACAACGCCCTGATGGAAATCTGCGCCCTTTGGAGCTCCAAGCTGGGCGTTCGCCGCAAGAGTCAGCCGGTGGTTTACCACCCGCTGCCGGACAGCATTCGCGAAGCCGGCGACCATCGGGGGGCGTACGGGAAGTGTCGCTATCGGTACATCGGAGCCCAGTCTGAGGGCAACCGGTTCATACTCAACACAGATTTATGA
- the LOC120426686 gene encoding endoplasmin homolog, translating to MKYLVLLVVGVFLFTGISTVRAADDADTEDLPVVEPNLGASKQGSRTDAEAIQREEEAIKLDGLNVAQIKELREKSEKFTFQAEVNRMMKLIINSLYRNKEIFLRELISNASDALDKIRLLSLTNPGVLDTNENLEVKIKADKDGKVLHIIDTGIGMTKQDLVNNLGTIAKSGTADFLSKMQETKTEGQDVNDMIGQFGVGFYSAFLVADRVVVTTKHNDDKQYIWESDAASFSIVEDPRGNTLQRGSQVSLHLKEEALDFLEEDTVKQLIKKYSQFINFPIYMWTSKEVEEEVPVEDEPAEKPEKKDEDQTEEEDGKVEEEAEEDKPKTKKIKKTVYDWEIMNDSKPIWTRKPNDVTEDEYTEFYKSLTKDTSEPLTHTHFVAEGEVTFKSLLYIPKVQPSESFNKYGTKADNIKLYVRRVFITDEFNDMMPNYLNFIRGVVDSDDLPLNVSRETLQQHKLIKVIKKKLVRKALDMIKKIDKETYEKFWKEFSTNIKLGIMEDPSNRSRLAKLLRFQSSNGKSSKEYTGLSEYVTRMKPKQEHIYFIAGSSRAEVEKSPFVERLLSRGFEVLYLVEAVDEYSISALPEFDGKKFQNVAKEGFVLNESEESKARFEELKTEFEPLLKWLNDVALKDKIAKAQVSERLSNSPCALVASMFGWTGNMERLAMANAHQKTDDPQRQYYLNQRKTLEINPRHPLMRELLRRVDADSEDVVAKDMAVLMFNTATLRSGFHLPETSDFADSIERMMRQTLGVALDEQPEPEEFIDEPEAADDAGKDEEEDINAEDEHDEL from the exons ATGAAGTATCTGGTACTTCTGGTGGTGGGAGTATTCCTGTTTACAG GAATCTCCACGGTTCGTGCGGCGGACGATGCCGACACGGAGGACCTGCCGGTGGTCGAGCCAAACCTGGGAGCGTCCAAGCAGGGCTCCCGCACCGATGCCGAGGCAATCCAGCGCGAGGAGGAAGCCATCAAGTTGGACGGTTTGAACGTGGCCCAGATCAAGGAGCTGCGTGAAAAGTCCGAAAAGTTCACCTTCCAGGCCGAAGTCAACCGGATGATGAAGCTGATCATCAACTCGCTGTACCGCAACAAGGAGATCTTCCTGCGTGAGCTCATCTCGAACGCCTCGGATGCGCTGGACAAGATCCGTCTGCTTTCGCTGACCAATCCCGGCGTGTTGGACACGAACGAAAACCTCGAGGTCAAAATCAAGGCCGACAAGGACGGCAAGGTGCTGCACATTATCGACACCGGTATCGGTATGACGAAGCAGGATCTGGTCAACAATCTGGGTACGATTGCCAAGTCCGGCACGGCCGATTTCCTCTCCAAGATGCAGGAAACGAAAACCGAGGGCCAGGACGTCAACGACATGATTGGACAGTTTGGCGTCGGTTTCTACTCGGCCTTCCTGGTGGCCGATCGCGTCGTGGTGACGACGAAGCACAACGACGACAAGCAGTACATCTGGGAGTCGGACGCGGCAAGCTTCAGCATCGTTGAGGACCCACGTGGAAACACTCTGCAGCGAGGTTCGCAGGTTTCGTTGCATCTGAAGGAAGAGGCTTTGGACTTCTTGGAGGAAGACACCGTCAAGCAGCTGATCAAGAAGTACTCGCAGTTCATCAACTTCCCGATCTACATGTGGACCAGCAAGGAAGTCGAAGAGGAAGTTCCGGTGGAGGACGAGCCGGCGGAAAAGCCCGAAAAGAAGGACGAAGATCAAACCGAGGAAGAAGACGGAAAGGTGGAAGAAGAAGCGGAAGAGGACAAGCCAAAGACCAAAAAGATCAAGAAGACCGTCTACGATTGGGAAATCATGAACGACAGCAAGCCCATCTGGACGCGCAAACCGAACGACGTTACTGAAGACGAGTACACCGAATTCTACAAGAGCCTCACCAAGGACACGTCCGAACCGCTGACTCACACTCATTTTGTGGCCGAAGGAGAAGTTACCTTCAAGTCGCTGCTGTACATTCCTAAGGTTCAGCCATCGGAGAGCTTCAACAAGTACGGCACCAAGGCGGACAACATTAAGCTGTACGTGCGTCGCGTGTTCATCACCGACGAGTTCAACGACATGATGCCCAACTACTTGAACTTTATCCGTGGTGTGGTCGATTCCGATGATCTGCCCCTGAACGTGTCCCGTGAAACGCTCCAGCAGCACAAGCTGATCAAGGTCATCAAGAAGAAGCTGGTCCGCAAGGCGCTGGACATGATCAAGAAGATCGACAAGGAAACGTACGAAAAGTTCTGGAAGGAATTCTCCACCAACATCAAGCTCGGAATCATGGAAGACCCCAGCAACCGGTCGCGTTTGGCCAAGCTGTTGCGTTTCCAGTCGTCCAACGGTAAGAGCTCCAAGGAGTACACCGGCCTGTCGGAGTACGTGACGCGCATGAAGCCGAAGCAGGAACACATCTACTTCATCGCCGGATCGAGCCGTGCCGAAGTCGAAAAGTCTCCCTTCGTCGAGCGTCTGCTGTCGCGTGGCTTTGAAGTTTTGTACCTGGTTGAAGCCGTCGATGAGTACAGCATCTCCGCTCTGCCCGAGTTCGATGGCAAGAAGTTCCAGAACGTCGCCAAGGAAGGATTCGTGCTGAACGAATCGGAGGAATCCAAGGCTCGCTTCGAGGAACTCAAGACGGAATTCGAACCGCTGCTGAAGTGGCTGAACGATGTCGCTCTCAAGGACAAGATCGCCAAGGCTCAGGTTTCCGAGCGTCTGTCCAACTCGCCGTGCGCTCTGGTTGCGTCCATGTTCGGCTGGACCGGTAACATGGAACGACTGGCCATGGCCAACGCTCACCAGAAGACGGACGATCCTCAACGCCAGTACTACCTGAACCAGCGCAAGACCCTCGAAATCAACCCGCGCCATCCGTTGATGCGTGAGCTTCTGCGCCGCGTGGATGCCGACAGCGAAGACGTTGTCGCCAAGGACATGGCCGTCCTGATGTTCAACACTGCTACGCTGCGATCCGGTTTCCACCTGCCGGAGACGTCGGACTTTGCCGACAGTATCGAGCGCATGATGCGGCAAACGCTCGGAGTGGCGTTGGACGAGCAGCCGGAACCGGAGGAATTTATCGACGAGCCCGAAGCAGCGGACGATGCTGGCAAGGACGAGGAGGAGGACATCAACGCCGAGGATGAACATGACGAGCTGTAA
- the LOC120426681 gene encoding RPII140-upstream gene protein, translated as MFRRIVKFATPGVAIVSAGLFPFAPNEHDQVDHESMQKMYADAPGDRQTGKERLYLMFSVDEFGRVSNEINSIYQAGFLGFLVGACYGGFISSRVAYMNFMERNQATAFKSSFEAKRKLQDQVTLTFAKGAFKWGWRLALFTTSYIGIQTVISVYRGKSSIYEYLVAGGVTGAMYKFNMGLRGMTSGGLVGLSFGGIAGLLSLAILRATGTTMEEVRFWQYKWQDNRDQAIRDSIAKQSAGEADPLLEGHHEKFGTANLDLDKVSAGSEETTKEVEVKVAAVVSKPEEPAKN; from the exons ATGTTCCGGCGGATAGTGAAGTTCGCGACGCCCGGGGTAGCCATCGTCTCGGCAGGATTGTTCCCCTTCGCGCCCAACGAGCACGACCAGGTGGACCACGAATCGATGCAGAAAATGTACGCCGATGCTCCGGGAGATCGGCAAACCGGCAAGGAGCGACTGTACCTCATGTTCAGCGTTGA TGAATTTGGTCGCGTGTCCAACGAGATTAACTCAATTTATCAGGCCGGATTTCTTGGGTTTTTGGTGGGAGCATGTTACGGCGGTTTCATCAGCTCTCGGGTGGCATACATGAACTTTATGGAGCGCAATCAGGCCACGGCGTTCAAGAGTAGCTTTGAGGCGAAG CGAAAATTGCAAGACCAAGTAACATTAACGTTTGCCAAAGGTGCCTTCAAGTGGGGCTGGCGGTTGGCACTGTTCACCACGAGTTACAT TGGTATCCAAACCGTCATCTCGGTGTACCGCGGCAAGTCGTCCATCTACGAGTACCTGGTGGCGGGCGGGGTCACCGGGGCGATGTACAAGTTCAACATGGGCCTGCGTGGCATGACGAGCGGTGGCCTGGTGGGGCTATCCTTTGGCGGCATCGCCGGACTGCTCTCGCTGGCCATACTGCGCGCCACCGGTACGACCATGGAGGAGGTGCGCTTTTGGCAGTACAAGTGGCAGGACAACCGGGACCAGGCGATTCGGGACTCGATTGCGAAGCAGAGCGCGGGCGAGGCGGACCCGCTGCTGGAGGGACACCACGAGAAGTTTGGCACGGCCAACTTGGACCTGGACAAGGTGAGTGCGGGAAGTGAGGAGACGACTAAGGAGGTGGAGGTGAAGGTGGCGGCGGTTGTAAGTAAACCGGAAGAACCGGCGAAAAACTAG